CCATTACGTATTTTGTCTGCCGCAAGAGAATACGCCTGCCCTGATTGTGGCAATTTTTCATGAACGTATGGATTTAATAACACGCTTGGCCGAGCGTCTGGCAGGACACAAATCTTAAACCTGCATGACATGATAGAAATGTCCCGTTATTACGTCAAAAACCAGAAAATGATAACACGCAAAGGCGGCAAAACCCTGCAAACCGCGCATCAAAAAAGCCACACCAAAGTGCAGCCTTATAGACTATTTAATAAACTTTAAATCGTCTTTCCTGTGTCGCTTTTGTTCCTGATAAAAATTTTCATGAGAACCAAAATTTAACAGGTATAGCTCTATCTTTTCTTCAACCCAATGATATCCAAGCAAGGTTAGCAGGTTATTTAACTGAAATTTGTGAACGCGAAGAAAACTTAAATCGCCTTTCTTCTGTTCGCCAATTTCTGGGTCGTCGATAATTTTCTCTATCTCATCTTCCACGACGGCAAGAAGATTTTCAGGTAACTTAGATAACGCTTTAGAGAAACACCTTGTTTCATAAACATCAATCTTGGGACTTTTTTGTCCTTCTGACATAACGCGACACCTTACCATTATTGACTTCGCTTTTCGCCAGTAACGACTCAAGGATAAAGGAGTACGGCAAATCAGGGTTCTCTTCGGCGATGCGACCTATTTTTGCCCAATGCTCAATCTGCTTTGGTACACTCCTGCTTGAAGCTTCTGCGTGAACCTTTACATCGCTAACGAAGTCATCATCTAAACGGATACTAATAGCCATTTGCGTAGCCTCTCGGTGTTTGTGTTACATGCGGTGCGAAACGCATACGCTTTCGGAAGCGCAGGTATAATGTGCGCCATTTTGTCGAATAACGCAATTTTTTGTTGCATTAAATAATTAAATACATGCCATCAGCCATTAGTAACACCAGTGACTTGTTTAAGGAAGAATTTTTAAAATTTCCATATCGGCGGAACCACGTTCAAATTTCACCATCCACTTTATCGCCCACCTGAACAACTTCCCATCATCAATAACCGACCTTGCGAAGCCTCTCGCAAAACAAATACTGGGTATACATCCATTACAAAAAGATTGTTAATTCCTCCGCAAAATCCGCTATTGCATCAATTTTGCACCATTTTTGTGTTTAACTTGCGTTCCATTTTCGCCATTATCATGCAGGCCAGTGGCATTTTTTAACAATCAATGGAAACAGGGAGAAAGTGAGTGGGAAACAAGGACGAAAGACCGAATCATGATGAATTATTCAAGTATGTTTTAACACAATCCAATACAGCCAAAGCATTTTTATCGTTATACCTGCCGGAACATGTCCGGTCGTTATGCCATTTCCCGACCCTACGATTAGAGCCGGGAAGCTTTATCGACGAAAAATTAAGGAAACTGTATACGGATGTTCTGTACTCGGTTGAAACGGTGCAAGGCGAGGGATATATTTATTGCGTGATTGAACATCAGTCAACGCCTGATCCGATGATGGCATGGCGGTTGATGCAGTATTCGGTGTCAGTGATGGCAAGTCACCTGAAAAACGGGCATAAAAAATTGCCGCTGGTCGTGCCCTTGCTGTTTTATCATGGAAAAACCCAGCCTTATCCTTATTCAATGCAGTGGCTGGATTGTTTTGACCAACCGGAGCAGGCAGTGCGTCTGTATAGCCAGCCGTTTCCGTTAGTGGATCTCAGTGTACTCAGTGATGACGAGATCTTGACCCACCCTAAAGCGGTTGCCATGCTGGAGTGGGTTCAGAAACATATCCGCGAGCGTGATATGCACACCTGGCTCAACGGGCTGATTATGATACTGGGCACGGGAGATAATACAAAAGAGCAGGTTGAAGTTCTGCTTCGCTACTTATTGCATAATGGCCATGGGCAGAATTTTACGCAAATAATCCATCATATAGCTAACCAATTGCCGGAGGACAAAAATATGGTGATGACCATTGCAGAAGAATTGAAACAAGAAGGGCGAAGGGAAGGACTTGAACAAGGACTAGAACAAGGCCGTGAACAAGGCCGTGAACAAGGACTTGAACAGGGCCGTGAACAAGGCCGTGAACAAGGTAAATTGGAAACCGCCCGTGCATTTTTACAAAACGGCGTGAGTGTGGATATCATTATTCGCAGTACAGGACTGAGCCGGGAGCAGATTGAAGCGTTAAGGCATTGATTGATTTTCCCGCGTCACCTGCGCAAATACAAAAGAGCAGGTTGAAGTTCTGCTTCGCTATTTATTGCATAATGGCCATGCGCAGAATTTTACGCAAATAATCCATCATATAGCTAACCAATTGCCGGAGGACAAAAATATGGTGATGACCATTGCAGAAGAATTGAAACAAGAAGGGCGAAGGGAAGGACTTGAACAAGGACTTGAACAGGGCCGTGAGCAAGGCCGTGAAGAAGGTAAATTGGAAACCGCCCGTGCATTTTTACAAAACGGCGTGAGTGTGGATATCATTATTCGCAGTACAGGGCTAAGCCGGGAAAAGGTTGAAGCATTACGGCATTGATTGATTTTCCCGCGTCACCTGCACATGCTGGAAGATGCCGGCATGTGCAATAGCGATTTTGAGTGTTCTGCTGTATTTTGACATAAAAGATCCCCAATGTTGGTTTGGTTGTCCAACTATTGGGGGTCACTTCACGAAGTGCAGCCTTAAATTCAGGGAGTGGATTTAGGGGATTTATTTCCAACTGAGTTCAAAACGCTTGGTTTGACCCGTTTGCTTCAATATGGTAATTAAAGGTTGTATCTGAGAATAATTATAATCTCGATAATAAAGAGAATAATATGTATTACCGTCGGCTTGGGTGGCTTGGGTGAAGCTACCGGAAATACCAATATAATAGGTTACACCATCGGCTGTTACATGAAGGGCTTTGTCACTTTTCTCAATATAAGGATTCCCTCCGCCTTCGCCATTATTCGCTTCCGATTCGTGACTTAGGCGCATGTGTTCTTTGGGAGCATTCCAGTCACTGCGATAGACTTGTTTTCCCAAATACACTAAGCTCAGCGCCCATGCGAAAGTCCCAGCGGGTACATTGATATTGTCATCGTTAACCTGATATTGGTTTGGATCAAACGGACATCCTGTCTCATCCAGTTTATTCACTTCAGACATAAATACCTCTCCTATTATGAATTAATAGTTAAAGGTTATTTCATCCTAATTATAAACAGCCCGTTAATCTTACTTAGGGAGAGTTTTTATCTCAATCGAATAACGCATAACCGAATAAATACGCATTTAAGTAGGGTGAAATGCGCTGGAATTTATCACTTCGCCAAGTGAATAATTCGCTGGGGGGTAAATTCGAAGTTTACTGCTGAAAAATACCCGATATTCAATAAAGTGGATTTTAACGGGGTATAATGAATAATAGATTTAACTATCCACCCCAGAAAGCGATAACTTTTTATTATCAGCCAATAGCAATATTTCATTACTCTGTTGGCAATAAATTATTTACTGTGTCTCAAGCGCTCAGAAAGATTAATTTTATATTTTTATTGAGTGCTGGAATATAAAATATTACATGAGGAGCTTTATATGAAAACCTATATTAATAATAAGTTTATCCGATTATTGCCTTATATCGGTTCTTTGTTTTTGCTATCGATATCCATGAACGCCTCTGCGGCCATTAAGCTTGGCAAGATTGAACTCACATCGACCAATCAGGATATTATTGGCGACGGAGAACAGGCTTATTCTTATCGGGTAAAAGTGACCGATGCAGACAGTGGTGATGCCATGCCTGATTTGTCCTTTGATGCCGATAAGGTAACTTGGAGCGTGGTCGATGCCAGTGACAACAATTATGATTACGGCAAGCTGCAAGAGGAAGGTAAGTTGTTTTTTGGCGATCAACGCCTGATTACCGATAAGCATGGCTACTTAACGGCAACGTTGGCCAGTACTGTCGGTGTTAATACGGTGTTGGCCAAACTGGATATTGTGACGAAAGATGACAAACAGGAAAGAATTGCTAACACTCCCGTGAACTTTACAGCACCAGAAAAGCCGACTGGATTGCTTGTTTACAATCAGGATGTTTCCCAGTATGGAGGAACTAATGTGACAAATCAACCGGAACCAATAGTTGGACTAGCCTATAAATTCTTTAGTAGTGGGAATGGACCTGTTAACCTCCCAGACCGTACGATAGCAGAGCTACGGGATGCTGCAAATACACCTGTTTTCGATCCTGATAGTGAAACAGCCATAGCTGAAGTTACCCGTGGCAGTACGGCGGTCGTTTACAACCCCGAATTTGGTAAGTTCTATCTGGGTAAAATGAATGGAGGTGACGCTCCAGCACTGGGTTTGACAGAGCTTAAGTTGAGTGTGATCAACGATAAGACGGGAGCAATAAAAGCCTACACTCATACACTAAATTATCAGCGGCAGTTGACAAATATAATGTCTATTAACAGCGCTACAGGGGCGGGTTATGTTACTAATGATAATGACTGTAGTAGTGGCAAGTATGGTGGTAATCCAGGTCAATCCTACACGCTTACAGCCGTGAATTTGTCGGAGATTATACCAGTATCTGGGGTAAGTCAGGGTATAACTCTATTGGAAGAATATCCCGACCTGAGACATTGGACCCTGCTTTCGTGGGCTGATTCGAAGCATGCGGTTGCCCCAGACAGCGTCAAACTCATGGTGAAAGATGACAGGCCCGGGGTACCAACGGTTGGCAAGTTAGTTACATATGATATATCTACCAAGCAGATAACTGATGTAATACCAGCATCTTTACCAACAAATAAGAGCTATGCTTTCCTCTGTGTGATCCATAAAAAATAGGATAAAGTAATAAAAACAGGCTCAATTATTTTGAGCCTGTTTTTTTATGGAAGAAGCGATAACTTTTTATTATCAGCCAATAACAACATTTCATTAAGCATCTTTCCAACAAGTCACCTAATGTAATTTAAGTGCACAAAAGTATTAATTTTTATTCTTATTGAAAGTTGGGACATCAAATATTCTATGAGGTGCTATATATGAGTCCATATATTGGTAAGAAGTTCATTCGATTTTTACCTTATATCGGTTCTCTGTTTTTGCCCTTTGTCGCCATCAGTTCATCGGCGATAGGTGAAAAAAACACAGAACACCAAACGCAGAAAGTGGAAAGTGAAAAGTGGCTAAACGAATCAAATAATAGAGACAATGAAACCGCCGGCTTAATTGCACAAAATGTTCAGTCGGTGGCTCAGGTATTATCGTCTTCCCCTTCTGAATTGACCGAACAGGCTAAATCCTATGCGCTGGGAAAAATCAACGGCGCGCTGTTCGGCGAAACCCAGAAATGGTTATCCCAGTTCGGGACAGCCAGAATTAACTTTGCTTTCGACAGAAAAGGCAAGCTGGATAATGGCTCGCTGGATCTGCTGCTGCCGCTCTATGACAATAAAGCGGATTGGCTGGCTTTCTCCCAGTTGGGTTATCGCCATAAAGATGACCGCCATACCGTGAACGTCGGTTTGGGCGGGCGTTATTTTACCCCCAGTTGGATGTACGGGCTGAATACCTTCTATGACCATGATGTCACGGGTAAAAACCAGCGTCTCGGCGTTGGGGGCGAAGCGTGGACCGATTATGTCAAACTCTCCGCCAATACCTACTGGCGCCTGACTAAATGGCGTGATTCACCGGAAGAGCACGGTTGGGAAGAGCGCCCGGCCAACGGTTTTGATCTTCTCGGTGAATTCTATTTACCCGCTTACCCGAATCTGGGCGGTAAGTTAGGCTTTGAACAATATTATGGTGATAACGTCGCCTTGTTCAATCGTGACAGTAAACAGAAAAACCCCAGTCTGGGTCGGGTTGGCCTGAATTATACGCCGGTTCCGTTGGTGACCATCGGTGCGGATTACAAATATGGCGGCAGCGGGCACAGTGAAACCCTGTTTCAGGCCAACCTGAATTATCGGTTTGGTGTGCCTTTTAGTGAGCAGTTCTCGCCGGATAGTGTGGCTTCCATGCGGACACTGGCCGGCAGCCGTTATGATCTGGTGGAAAGAAACAACCAGATTGTGCTGGATTACCGCAAGAAAGTGGAAGAACTGCAATTGACGCTGGCGCAAAACGCGATTGTCGGTTACAGCCTGCAATCCTGGCCAACGCCAATCCCGGTGACGGCAAACGCAGAATCCCGCGTCAAGCGCATCATCTGGCAGGCCAGTGACGCATTTACCCAAAATGGCGGGAACATTACCAGCGATAATAATAAGGCACTGCATCTGACATTGCCTCATTTTGTGCAGAACAGCCAGAATAGGTATACCGTCAATGTCATTGCGGAAGACACTAACGGCAAGCACACCAAGCCGGCTCTTTTGCATGTGACCGTAAAACCTTTGGCTGTAAAACAATTTAGGATTGAAAAAGTTCCTTCTGCTGCTGATGGTAAGGAAAGTTATCACTTATTGGCCACGCTGACGCATGGTCTGGCCGATACCGATATTATCCGCGATACGCCGTTTGATAATGTCAAATGGTGGATTGAGCCGAAAAATGACGACGTGAGCCTTGAGTGGGCAAAACCCAGTAAAACCGATGCTGACGGGCAATTGCTGGCCACGGTAAGCAGTTCCCAGCCGCTGAAAGATGCCAAAGTTTTCCTCGAAATACCGGGCATGGGCAAAAAACAGCTTGGTGATGTTAACTTTAGTAGTCTGCTTTCTGATTTTAACCTTCAGTCAGTTAAGCCACCGGCAGAAGGGCCACTTCTTGTTGGAAACAATGATCATATCTTTACGGCTGTGGTCACCAATAAGCAGGGGGAGCCACTGAAAAACCAAAAAGTGGATATTAAGTGGTATCCAGAGACCTTGCCGGAGGGGGTGAAGTGGTCATCAGTGACAGACAAAACGGATGACCAAGGGCAATTGTTTGCGACCTTAAGTAGTACCAAACCAGCAACAGGGATTAAAGTCGGTGCGTCAATGGAGGGTGGTAAGCCCGTATACACAGATAAGCCCGTAAATTTCGTGATCATTAATGCTGACGGTATTCAAGCTAAGTTTGCCAAACAGTCATTACCCGTCATTTTCACTGGAGATAAGGGTTATACCTTTACGGTTGTGGTCAGTGATAAGCAGGGTCACCCACTGAAAAACCAGTTTGTGAATATTAAATGGTATCCAGAGACCTTGCCGGATGGCGTGAAGTGGTCATCAGTGACAGACAAAACGGATGAGCAGGGGCAATTGTTTGCGACCTTAAGCAGTACCAAGCAGGTAACCAATCCGTTCAACGTCGAAATCTCCCTGGATGGTGGTAAGAACAAAATCGACTTCCATGATGGTGTGACGTTCCATTATAACGTTATAGCTGAACCGCTCCCAATGGCAAAACAGACACTTTTCGCCGATGGTGTCCAAAGTTTTACCTTTAAGGCAAAACTTATAGATAAAGGTACGAATGCTCCGTTGCCTGAAGGACTGGAGCTGAATAATTTTATTGCACCGTCGATTCTTTGGGCAAAAACTGAAGATGGCCATTTTGCCAATGTTGCTCCAGGTTTGAAGCCGTTTTTCCAACCTGAGAAAGTAGGCCCTTCTGGGGAAGTGTCAATGATCTTACACAGTGACAAGCCAGCAAGAAATGTTAAAGTCGGTATAAACGTGAATTCTAATTCTTTTGGTGCTGCTAATAACACTATAACCTACTTTAGTGATTATGCGACTTTCGTGGATAAGAGTGATATTCGGCTTGATGATGCATTGATAACAAAAAAGACACATGATTATAAGGTTGGCGATGATGATGATATTTACCAGGTTGCAGTAGTGGATTCCAACAAAAATGGTTTACCCTATCTGGATCTGTCGAAGTACTATAAAGTAGCCTGGACCACGGGCAAGCCGACGTCAGGAAATCAGAGTGATCTAAGTGTGGAAGATATTACAGGTACCACCACGGATGATAAAGCGTTCTTAACCGCAAAATTAAAAAGTAAAGGCCCAGTTCAGGGCGCTAAGATCATACTGACGCTTACGCCAATATTAGGTGGCAATCCGTTGACAGTAGAGTCATACCCCGTGGACTTTCAGTAAAGGTGAAAACACTGGAACCATAATTCTCTCAGGAACCAACACATTTGGAATATTGTTAAATAGGATAAAATAACAAAAAACAGGCTCAAAATCATTGAGCCTGTTTTTTTATGGAAGAAGCGATAACTTTTTATTACGCGCCCTTAGGATGAAGCTATTTGGAGTAATCGGGGTAATTTATATTATCGTACCAGCGAAAGTGGAAATGCTTGGTTTTACCTGTTTGTTCCAATATGTCACCTATCGCCATGCTGGCCATGGTTTCTTGCCGATATGTCACATATACAATGTATCCGTTAGATGAATCTACTATATCAACACTAGAATCACGGTCAGTAATACTAAAATGATAGGTGTTACCATCAACCGTTACTACAAGATCTTTTTTAAGTAACCTTAGCACTTTCTGGCATTTATCCTTATCTTCACAGGATACGATAAAAAATAAAAATGCTATGGAGTCATATGGGGGTTGAAAAGAACTATACCAATCTAACTTGAAGATGCAGGTTTTAAAATCTGAAAGTTGTCAGTCAGTCTAGTCGTGAGTTCTTTCGCTTTTTCTGGCAAAGTGACATGAAAAAAGTGACGAAGGGTTTCACGGAATGTCTTCGCATCCGGAAAATAAACATTGTTACGTACTTGCTCATTCATATACTTCCACAATCGCTCTATTGGATTGAGGTTTGGGCTGTAAGGCGGTAGGTAATGCAGTTCAATATTAAGGACATATGCCACCTCTTTCACCAATTCTGCCCGGTGGTAACCCGCCCCATCCAGAATAATATGAATTTTTTGCGAAAGTGGGTAAGTTTCTCTAATAGCGCCGAAAAAATACGCGATATTTTCGGCATTGATACTCGGGTATTCACGGATCACGGTGTCTTCAATTCGTTGTAAATTGAGGGCGCCCAGAAGATTGAGACGGGTACGACTGCCGGTGGTTTCGACCACTTTTACCTGATTTTTCCCCGCTTTCATCCAACCATAGCTGAGCTTTGTGGACTGCGAAGGATGCACCGCATCAATAAATAGGATAGGTTCATTCTGACCTGCCCGGTCTTTCAGAGACTGGTAGTCATCAATAAATTGTTGCTGCTTATCCGCATCGAATTTATGAGGAACGCCCTTTGGCTTTTTGTAGCTGAAACCTTGTCGGTGAAGCCATTTCGTCATGCCTCCCACGCTGAAAGACACCTGCCAACGAGCTCGTACATAATCCACAATTTGAGCGGTCGTATGCAGCAAATTTGCCGTCAAATAATCAACCAGATCGGCGGTTTGTTTGGCAGAGAGATGGCTTTCAGAACCGCCATTTTCGGGGGTGAGTTTTTCCTGCGCGATGAAATCTTTTAGGTGACGGCTTACCGTAGTTTCATGAATACGTAAGGCCTGAGCAATCATCTGAGCTGTCCAGCCCTCTGACGCCAAAAGCACGGCCTTGATGCGATCACAGACTCGACTATCACGAGTGGTATCATGCATCAATTCGAGGGCACGTTTTTGTTCTGGTGTCAGATGAATTTTCATGATTGCAAGCATGATCGGGTTTGGATAAGAAATCAAGCATCTTCAATGGCGATTGGTATATACATAAATCCTTCGACTGCCCTAATAGCTGAAGTTGCTTGATTCTGGACATTAGATAAGGTACCGAAGCTGTTTTGGATTATGGAACCCTCCGGGTCAACCTCAAAGAGATGTTTTTCTTTTATAATCGGTATCATATCGTTGGAAAGATACCCCATAGCTTTTGACCAATATGGAACTGTGGTATATCCTAAATTAATATCAAAAGACATCCAAATATCTTGTTGCAATAATTTCCAATCGCAAGCCATCAAATCTTCTTGGGTTGGTTGCCAAGAAACCCAATAGCCATCTTTATCGCTTTTCTCGATATAAGGAGCTTCCCCTTTTTTATTACTAGATACTTGTTCATAGGCAAGGCGCACATATTCCTTGGGGGCATTCCAACCACTACGATAGACATGTTGTCCCAAATATACTCGGCTCAGTGCCCATGCGAAAGTACCGACCGGTGCAGTGATATTACCAGCCCAATCTTTAAGATTATAATATATGGTAGGATTGAATGGGCAGTGAAGATTGGCGTCGTTAAAAAATTTCCAATCGCAAGCCATCAAATCTTCTTGGGTTGGTTTCCAAGAAACCCAATAGCCATCTTTATCGCTTTTCTCGATATAAGGAGCTTCACCTCTTTTATCAATAGATACTTGTCCATAGG
This genomic interval from Xenorhabdus doucetiae contains the following:
- a CDS encoding Rpn family recombination-promoting nuclease/putative transposase, translating into MGNKDERPNHDELFKYVLTQSNTAKAFLSLYLPEHVRSLCHFPTLRLEPGSFIDEKLRKLYTDVLYSVETVQGEGYIYCVIEHQSTPDPMMAWRLMQYSVSVMASHLKNGHKKLPLVVPLLFYHGKTQPYPYSMQWLDCFDQPEQAVRLYSQPFPLVDLSVLSDDEILTHPKAVAMLEWVQKHIRERDMHTWLNGLIMILGTGDNTKEQVEVLLRYLLHNGHGQNFTQIIHHIANQLPEDKNMVMTIAEELKQEGRREGLEQGLEQGREQGREQGLEQGREQGREQGKLETARAFLQNGVSVDIIIRSTGLSREQIEALRH
- a CDS encoding Ig-like domain-containing protein; the encoded protein is MKTYINNKFIRLLPYIGSLFLLSISMNASAAIKLGKIELTSTNQDIIGDGEQAYSYRVKVTDADSGDAMPDLSFDADKVTWSVVDASDNNYDYGKLQEEGKLFFGDQRLITDKHGYLTATLASTVGVNTVLAKLDIVTKDDKQERIANTPVNFTAPEKPTGLLVYNQDVSQYGGTNVTNQPEPIVGLAYKFFSSGNGPVNLPDRTIAELRDAANTPVFDPDSETAIAEVTRGSTAVVYNPEFGKFYLGKMNGGDAPALGLTELKLSVINDKTGAIKAYTHTLNYQRQLTNIMSINSATGAGYVTNDNDCSSGKYGGNPGQSYTLTAVNLSEIIPVSGVSQGITLLEEYPDLRHWTLLSWADSKHAVAPDSVKLMVKDDRPGVPTVGKLVTYDISTKQITDVIPASLPTNKSYAFLCVIHKK
- a CDS encoding RpnC/YadD family protein is translated as MVMTIAEELKQEGRREGLEQGLEQGREQGREEGKLETARAFLQNGVSVDIIIRSTGLSREKVEALRH
- a CDS encoding type II toxin-antitoxin system RelE/ParE family toxin codes for the protein MSEGQKSPKIDVYETRCFSKALSKLPENLLAVVEDEIEKIIDDPEIGEQKKGDLSFLRVHKFQLNNLLTLLGYHWVEEKIELYLLNFGSHENFYQEQKRHRKDDLKFIK
- a CDS encoding inverse autotransporter beta domain-containing protein; this translates as MSPYIGKKFIRFLPYIGSLFLPFVAISSSAIGEKNTEHQTQKVESEKWLNESNNRDNETAGLIAQNVQSVAQVLSSSPSELTEQAKSYALGKINGALFGETQKWLSQFGTARINFAFDRKGKLDNGSLDLLLPLYDNKADWLAFSQLGYRHKDDRHTVNVGLGGRYFTPSWMYGLNTFYDHDVTGKNQRLGVGGEAWTDYVKLSANTYWRLTKWRDSPEEHGWEERPANGFDLLGEFYLPAYPNLGGKLGFEQYYGDNVALFNRDSKQKNPSLGRVGLNYTPVPLVTIGADYKYGGSGHSETLFQANLNYRFGVPFSEQFSPDSVASMRTLAGSRYDLVERNNQIVLDYRKKVEELQLTLAQNAIVGYSLQSWPTPIPVTANAESRVKRIIWQASDAFTQNGGNITSDNNKALHLTLPHFVQNSQNRYTVNVIAEDTNGKHTKPALLHVTVKPLAVKQFRIEKVPSAADGKESYHLLATLTHGLADTDIIRDTPFDNVKWWIEPKNDDVSLEWAKPSKTDADGQLLATVSSSQPLKDAKVFLEIPGMGKKQLGDVNFSSLLSDFNLQSVKPPAEGPLLVGNNDHIFTAVVTNKQGEPLKNQKVDIKWYPETLPEGVKWSSVTDKTDDQGQLFATLSSTKPATGIKVGASMEGGKPVYTDKPVNFVIINADGIQAKFAKQSLPVIFTGDKGYTFTVVVSDKQGHPLKNQFVNIKWYPETLPDGVKWSSVTDKTDEQGQLFATLSSTKQVTNPFNVEISLDGGKNKIDFHDGVTFHYNVIAEPLPMAKQTLFADGVQSFTFKAKLIDKGTNAPLPEGLELNNFIAPSILWAKTEDGHFANVAPGLKPFFQPEKVGPSGEVSMILHSDKPARNVKVGINVNSNSFGAANNTITYFSDYATFVDKSDIRLDDALITKKTHDYKVGDDDDIYQVAVVDSNKNGLPYLDLSKYYKVAWTTGKPTSGNQSDLSVEDITGTTTDDKAFLTAKLKSKGPVQGAKIILTLTPILGGNPLTVESYPVDFQ
- a CDS encoding TA system antitoxin ParD family protein; the encoded protein is MAISIRLDDDFVSDVKVHAEASSRSVPKQIEHWAKIGRIAEENPDLPYSFILESLLAKSEVNNGKVSRYVRRTKKSQD
- a CDS encoding DUF7823 domain-containing protein; amino-acid sequence: MFKLDWYSSFQPPYDSIAFLFFIVSCEDKDKCQKVLRLLKKDLVVTVDGNTYHFSITDRDSSVDIVDSSNGYIVYVTYRQETMASMAIGDILEQTGKTKHFHFRWYDNINYPDYSK
- a CDS encoding DUF7823 domain-containing protein, encoding MEKSDKALHVTADGVTYYIGISGSFTQATQADGNTYYSLYYRDYNYSQIQPLITILKQTGQTKRFELSWK
- a CDS encoding DUF2829 domain-containing protein; translated protein: MSEINKPENNDASLNCPFNPDIYNLDYLTGNITVPVGTFAWALSQVCLGQHVYRSGWNSPEKYVRLAYGQVSIDKRGEAPYIEKSDKDGYWVSWKPTQEDLMACDWKFFNDANLHCPFNPTIYYNLKDWAGNITAPVGTFAWALSRVYLGQHVYRSGWNAPKEYVRLAYEQVSSNKKGEAPYIEKSDKDGYWVSWQPTQEDLMACDWKLLQQDIWMSFDINLGYTTVPYWSKAMGYLSNDMIPIIKEKHLFEVDPEGSIIQNSFGTLSNVQNQATSAIRAVEGFMYIPIAIEDA
- a CDS encoding IS630 family transposase, whose protein sequence is MKIHLTPEQKRALELMHDTTRDSRVCDRIKAVLLASEGWTAQMIAQALRIHETTVSRHLKDFIAQEKLTPENGGSESHLSAKQTADLVDYLTANLLHTTAQIVDYVRARWQVSFSVGGMTKWLHRQGFSYKKPKGVPHKFDADKQQQFIDDYQSLKDRAGQNEPILFIDAVHPSQSTKLSYGWMKAGKNQVKVVETTGSRTRLNLLGALNLQRIEDTVIREYPSINAENIAYFFGAIRETYPLSQKIHIILDGAGYHRAELVKEVAYVLNIELHYLPPYSPNLNPIERLWKYMNEQVRNNVYFPDAKTFRETLRHFFHVTLPEKAKELTTRLTDNFQILKPASSS